In Gigantopelta aegis isolate Gae_Host chromosome 14, Gae_host_genome, whole genome shotgun sequence, the following proteins share a genomic window:
- the LOC121389198 gene encoding FMRFamide receptor-like — MGEYSDASAVGFNKTAVMTVIRQLTAGQRQTLLEESGVSSLEELESLLRQHTMRVENYEQPYMQYAEFRMSKFLLLYVPPILIIIGTFGNMFAFLVLRRRSMIKVSTYFYLACLAVADLFVLYVGLLRMWIGELTGMDLQNQAMWLCKLTVILGYIASDTAVWIIMAVTVERFIVVCYPFKANQMCNVLRAKKVILGLVLLMFAINLHFLWTVESVEEMIDGRNVVYCRAVEPYSALVNEAWPWVDACIYSFLPFVFIIMLNIMIINQVVKAHNSRERMQGVSERQKLDGRRQSTEGTKLTIMLLTVSFSFLITTLPMNVSLIVTTFWNQMLHDPHKVAKFTLVKSITELLMYVNHSMNFFLYCATGKKFRQQIMRLLCQRESRTTWLSMTDNSPKAKQGIQNNKDDGILCFSKSEVTCV; from the coding sequence ATGGGCGAATACTCTGACGCAAGCGCAGTGGGTTTCAACAAGACGGCTGTGATGACCGTTATAAGACAGCTGACGGCCGGACAGCGCCAGACTCTGCTGGAGGAATCCGGAGTGAGCAGTCTTGAGGAGTTGGAGTCGCTGCTCCGCCAACACACGATGCGGGTGGAGAACTACGAGCAACCGTACATGCAGTACGCCGAGTTCCGGATGAGCAAGTTTCTGCTGCTGTACGTCCCGCCAATCTTGATCATTATCGGGACGTTCGGAAACATGTTCGCGTTTCTCGTTCTCAGGCGGAGGTCGATGATAAAAGTGTCCACCTACTTCTACCTGGCCTGCTTGGCCGTCGCGGACCTGTTCGTCCTGTACGTTGGATTACTGCGGATGTGGATCGGGGAGCTGACGGGAATGGATCTGCAGAACCAGGCGATGTGGCTGTGCAAGCTGACCGTCATTCTCGGATACATCGCCAGCGACACCGCCGTGTGGATTATCATGGCGGTGACGGTGGAGAGGTTCATTGTCGTCTGCTACCCGTTCAAAGCCAACCAGATGTGCAACGTTCTGAGAGCCAAGAAGGTCATTCTCGGGCTCGTGCTGCTGATGTTCGCCATCAACCTGCACTTCCTCTGGACGGTGGAGTCCGTCGAGGAAATGATTGATGGTCGAAACGTGGTCTACTGCCGCGCCGTGGAACCGTACAGCGCCTTGGTCAACGAAGCTTGGCCGTGGGTGGACGCGTGCATATATTCCTTCCTGCCgtttgtattcattattatGTTGAATATCATGATCATTAACCAGGTGGTGAAGGCCCACAACAGCCGAGAGAGGATGCAGGGCGTTTCTGAAAGACAGAAGCTGGATGGACGGCGCCAGAGCACTGAAGGAACCAAACTGACCATCATGCTTCTGACGGTGTCTTTCAGTTTTCTCATAACGACTCTACCCATGAATGTGTCTCTCATCGTGACGACATTCTGGAACCAGATGTTGCACGATCCACACAAGGTGGCAAAGTTCACTTTGGTGAAATCTATAACTGAACTCCTTATGTACGTCAATCATTCCATGAACTTCTTTCTATACTGCGCGACGGGAAAAAAATTTCGACAACAGATTATGCGTCTTTTGTGTCAAAGGGAATCGCGAACTACGTGGTTGTCCATGACGGATAACAGCCCCAAAGCAAAACAAGGTATTCAAAATAACAAAGATGATGGAATTCTGTGCTTTAGTAAATCTGAAGTTACGTGTGTCTAA